Proteins encoded together in one Impatiens glandulifera chromosome 1, dImpGla2.1, whole genome shotgun sequence window:
- the LOC124921943 gene encoding flowering-promoting factor 1-like protein 3, protein MSGVWMFRNGVVRLVESPGTESNQGSLQRRKVLVHISTDEVITSYSVLEKKLTSLGWERYYDDPDLFQFHKSSTIHLISLPKDFSRFKSMHMFDIVVKNKNVFEVRDIVM, encoded by the coding sequence atgTCGGGTGTTTGGATGTTCAGAAACGGCGTGGTTCGTCTAGTCGAGAGCCCAGGGACAGAGTCGAACCAAGGGTCACTACAAAGGAGGAAAGTTCTAGTTCACATTTCCACGGATGAAGTGATCACCTCGTACTCGGTTCTGGAGAAGAAGCTAACCTCTCTCGGCTGGGAGCGATATTACGATGATCCAGACCTTTTCCAATTCCACAAGAGCTCCACCATTCACCTCATCTCTCTTCCTAAAGACTTTTCACGCTTTAAGTCCATGCACATGTTCGACATCGTTGTCAAGAACAAGAATGTTTTTGAAGTCCGGGACATAGTTATGTAA